The proteins below come from a single Saccharopolyspora sp. SCSIO 74807 genomic window:
- a CDS encoding DUF3307 domain-containing protein — translation MIDHLGPAVTFAATLPALLVAHHVADHWVQTSHQAANKGRPDGLGRWSCAKHVLSYTAVTAGTVGLLWAVLGLPITAAGFVTGQVVSAVTHYWADRRFTLAALAERVGNGEFYRVGTPRTGHDDNPSLGTGAYVLDQAWHWLWLAVAALITAVL, via the coding sequence ATGATCGACCACCTTGGACCCGCGGTGACCTTTGCCGCGACGTTGCCCGCGCTGCTGGTGGCGCACCACGTGGCTGATCACTGGGTGCAGACCTCGCACCAGGCAGCGAACAAGGGGCGCCCGGACGGGCTGGGCCGGTGGAGCTGCGCCAAGCACGTCCTGTCCTACACCGCAGTGACCGCCGGGACGGTCGGGCTGCTGTGGGCGGTGCTGGGTCTGCCGATCACTGCTGCCGGGTTCGTCACCGGCCAGGTGGTCAGCGCCGTGACCCACTACTGGGCGGATCGGCGCTTCACGCTCGCTGCGCTGGCTGAGCGGGTCGGCAATGGCGAGTTCTACCGGGTCGGCACGCCGCGGACCGGCCACGACGACAACCCGAGCCTGGGCACCGGTGCCTACGTGCTCGACCAAGCCTGGCACTGGCTCTGGCTCGCCGTCGCAGCCCTGATCACCGCCGTTCTCTGA
- a CDS encoding helix-turn-helix domain-containing protein gives MNEDWRAVGQAIGERLDERGMTMTDLAGQAEVSLTTVRELVHVLSTRRRNPRTLSRISKALGWPEDHLQKVLRGGEVSTPDNDSETLEALRSELRSLRKRVEHLEQRLG, from the coding sequence TTGAACGAGGACTGGCGTGCGGTCGGCCAAGCCATCGGCGAGCGGCTGGACGAGCGCGGCATGACGATGACCGATCTGGCGGGGCAGGCTGAGGTCTCGCTGACGACGGTGCGCGAGCTGGTGCACGTCCTGAGCACCCGTCGGCGGAACCCCCGGACGCTGAGCCGCATCTCGAAGGCCCTCGGGTGGCCGGAGGACCACCTACAGAAGGTCTTGCGCGGCGGGGAGGTGTCCACTCCGGACAACGATTCGGAGACCCTGGAGGCTCTTCGCTCTGAGCTGCGATCGCTGCGGAAGCGCGTGGAGCACCTGGAACAGCGCCTGGGCTAG
- a CDS encoding aminoglycoside phosphotransferase family protein produces the protein MENATFTPQTTRQVLETASEAAGVDPRGAELVRMGENAMFRLSTAPIIARVGRSVTAARKETRVASWLAAHQLPAVRLAPTDREFVAVGDLVVTFWEFIQESDQPVTSGELGDMLRRLHSIPEPSDLALPFFEPMPKVESRLKNIGSALSDDERAFLSSRKAELDEQFASLSFQLGFGPVHGDYHKANLMRDRSGTVRVIDFEDFCWGPREWDACVEAVRYQAMGWVSDDEYTTYVDAYGFDPLQWQGFPVVRAIRELNMTTWLAQQLGQSNEVDDEVHRRVADLHDSEHPRRWRTF, from the coding sequence ATGGAGAACGCGACGTTCACGCCGCAGACCACCCGCCAAGTTCTGGAGACCGCGAGCGAAGCCGCAGGAGTGGACCCCCGCGGCGCCGAGCTTGTCCGGATGGGCGAGAACGCCATGTTCCGTCTCTCCACCGCCCCGATCATTGCCCGTGTCGGCCGCTCGGTCACCGCCGCCCGCAAGGAAACCCGCGTGGCCAGCTGGCTTGCCGCGCACCAGCTGCCCGCTGTCCGGCTCGCTCCGACCGATCGGGAGTTCGTGGCCGTCGGAGACCTGGTGGTGACCTTCTGGGAGTTCATCCAGGAAAGCGACCAGCCGGTCACTTCCGGCGAACTCGGCGACATGCTTCGTCGGCTGCACTCCATCCCCGAGCCCTCAGACCTCGCTCTGCCGTTCTTCGAGCCCATGCCGAAGGTTGAGAGCCGCCTCAAGAACATCGGCTCGGCGCTGTCCGACGACGAACGCGCGTTCCTCAGCAGCCGTAAGGCCGAGCTTGACGAACAGTTCGCCAGCCTGAGCTTCCAACTCGGCTTCGGCCCAGTGCACGGCGACTACCACAAGGCCAACCTCATGCGGGACCGCAGCGGGACCGTGCGGGTCATCGACTTCGAAGACTTCTGCTGGGGGCCGCGCGAGTGGGACGCCTGCGTCGAAGCTGTCCGCTACCAAGCCATGGGCTGGGTCAGCGACGACGAGTACACCACCTACGTCGATGCTTACGGATTCGATCCGTTGCAGTGGCAAGGGTTCCCCGTAGTCCGGGCCATCCGCGAGCTCAATATGACTACGTGGCTTGCCCAGCAGCTCGGGCAGTCAAATGAAGTCGACGATGAGGTGCATCGGAGGGTCGCAGACCTGCACGACAGTGAACACCCTCGTCGGTGGCGCACCTTTTAG
- a CDS encoding XRE family transcriptional regulator: MTRQELAELVNAWIYENTEANIAEIDANYVGKLEQGKIRWPQDEHRRAALRATLGVDTDSELGFRRPRREHRHEDNVDRQQFLRTIGVGAAAIGSARVIDMFAFTEPTPVPPVVGASEVAEVRAAAQAFGSWDARYGGGFVREAVMAQLRFAVQLLNARCSERTRADLLSAVGYLGHVTGFMAFDAYAHDDARRMFRFALGCAEDAGDWHLRAKILSSMARQAIWCGDPDSGLTFSEMALVRSDRLAATEQAMLHTARARALGKLQRFQETAMAVGNADEAFGHAEPANDPPWMAYYDAAQHAGDTGHALWELAVQGRFITDATTRLEMAVRGHGDTAARSRAISQTKLASLVMVTGDPVEAAGLGSGALEAATPIKSRRAADDLRVLSGYARAHQEVDEVTELRGRIASAVATV; the protein is encoded by the coding sequence TTGACGCGCCAGGAGCTTGCCGAGCTGGTCAATGCGTGGATCTACGAGAACACCGAAGCCAACATCGCGGAGATCGACGCCAACTACGTCGGCAAGCTTGAGCAGGGAAAGATCCGCTGGCCGCAGGACGAGCATCGACGTGCAGCGCTGCGCGCGACGCTGGGTGTGGACACCGACAGCGAGCTTGGGTTCCGGCGCCCGCGGCGGGAGCACCGTCACGAGGACAACGTGGACAGGCAACAGTTCTTACGCACGATCGGAGTCGGCGCGGCCGCGATTGGCAGCGCGCGCGTCATCGACATGTTCGCGTTCACCGAGCCGACTCCCGTCCCGCCCGTGGTCGGGGCGAGCGAGGTCGCCGAAGTGCGTGCCGCAGCGCAAGCTTTCGGGAGCTGGGATGCCCGCTATGGCGGGGGTTTCGTCCGTGAAGCGGTGATGGCTCAACTGCGGTTCGCAGTGCAGCTCCTCAACGCGCGGTGCTCCGAGCGGACGCGGGCCGACCTGCTTTCCGCAGTGGGCTACCTCGGCCACGTCACCGGCTTCATGGCATTCGACGCCTACGCGCACGACGATGCGCGTCGGATGTTCCGGTTCGCGTTGGGCTGCGCCGAAGATGCCGGTGACTGGCACTTGCGCGCCAAGATCCTGTCCTCGATGGCGCGACAGGCGATTTGGTGCGGCGACCCCGACTCGGGTCTGACCTTCTCCGAGATGGCGCTGGTTCGTTCTGACCGGCTCGCGGCCACGGAGCAGGCGATGCTGCACACGGCCCGCGCGCGGGCATTGGGCAAGCTTCAACGATTCCAGGAGACGGCGATGGCCGTCGGCAACGCCGATGAAGCGTTCGGACATGCTGAACCGGCGAATGATCCGCCGTGGATGGCGTACTACGACGCTGCTCAACATGCTGGCGACACCGGTCATGCGCTGTGGGAATTGGCCGTCCAGGGCCGTTTCATCACTGACGCAACCACGCGGTTGGAAATGGCGGTGCGCGGGCACGGGGACACTGCGGCTCGGTCGCGCGCGATCAGCCAGACCAAGCTTGCGTCCCTGGTCATGGTCACTGGCGATCCGGTCGAAGCGGCGGGCTTGGGAAGCGGCGCGTTGGAAGCGGCTACGCCGATCAAGTCGCGGCGTGCTGCGGACGATCTCCGCGTGCTGAGCGGGTACGCACGTGCTCATCAGGAGGTCGATGAGGTCACGGAGCTGCGTGGTCGGATCGCATCGGCGGTGGCCACGGTATGA
- a CDS encoding aminoglycoside phosphotransferase family protein: MSVGTADVLRQACAQVGLDHASAELIRDGENVLYRLSGGVVARIARVGQMAAARKELLVTRWLAGAGVSVVRPWGDRDEPVLIGQRPVTFWHELPSHEQGTTTDVAALLRDLHSLASPDSLELPALAPFVRLAERIEAASSLAPADRDWLQKRLSELQDAYAELPAGIPWRLVHGDAWRGNVAATSTGVVLLDFERCAYGPPEWDLVSTAVSHVTTGWLNAETWKQYCRTYGYDVTTWDGFEVLRDIRELRMTTMAAQVAEKNPATGEQLAHRLACLQGRNGPRPWDGWRAVP, translated from the coding sequence ATGAGCGTCGGAACTGCGGATGTGCTGCGGCAAGCGTGCGCTCAGGTCGGCTTGGATCATGCGTCGGCGGAGCTGATCCGTGATGGTGAGAACGTTCTGTACCGCCTGTCTGGTGGTGTCGTCGCACGCATTGCCCGCGTTGGCCAAATGGCTGCGGCGCGGAAGGAATTGCTGGTGACGCGCTGGCTTGCGGGTGCCGGGGTCTCGGTCGTGCGCCCGTGGGGTGACCGGGACGAGCCGGTCCTCATCGGACAGCGGCCGGTGACGTTCTGGCACGAACTTCCGTCGCACGAGCAGGGCACCACGACCGATGTCGCCGCGCTGCTGCGCGACCTGCACAGCCTGGCTTCGCCGGACTCGCTGGAACTGCCCGCACTCGCGCCGTTCGTGCGGTTGGCCGAGCGCATCGAGGCCGCGAGTTCGCTCGCTCCAGCTGATCGCGACTGGCTGCAGAAGCGGCTGTCCGAGCTGCAGGACGCCTATGCCGAGCTGCCCGCAGGCATTCCGTGGCGGTTGGTGCACGGGGATGCTTGGCGCGGCAACGTCGCCGCGACATCGACCGGTGTGGTGCTGCTCGATTTCGAGCGCTGTGCCTACGGGCCGCCGGAGTGGGACCTGGTCTCCACTGCGGTCTCGCACGTGACCACGGGCTGGCTCAACGCAGAGACCTGGAAGCAGTACTGCCGCACCTACGGCTACGACGTCACCACCTGGGACGGCTTCGAGGTCCTGCGCGACATCCGCGAACTCCGCATGACCACCATGGCCGCCCAGGTCGCCGAGAAGAACCCTGCGACTGGCGAACAGCTCGCTCACCGGCTGGCATGTCTTCAGGGGCGCAACGGCCCACGTCCATGGGATGGGTGGCGTGCGGTGCCTTGA
- the solA gene encoding N-methyl-L-tryptophan oxidase, whose protein sequence is MSSRNQPTVAVVGVGSVGAMALWQLAKQGVSAVGYDSYAPGHDRGAAGGESRILRAAPRRGPQYVPLLRRARELWQELEDDSGHRLFHRTGCVTVGPAEHAGLRAVQDIAEAQDLPLEWLEAAEAARRVPEHPLRDGEAMVLDPEGGLLRPEVSVLAAASRAEALGAQIHRYTPVVDVEDDGDSATVVTEHGRQHYDRVILAPGPWLQGFPVIPSRDVTVSKVDVLWFARRTPGTFLPERTPVAMRVGDPAMSCCPGADGAKIVPREQDKAEIDYPETLPRDVPADQVARAREAVQQVMPGLFPSPIRTATYGEAYTADGHGMLGAPGMSEALVIAAAFSGHGFQLAPVLGEISADLALTGITDHNVAFLGPDRQQHG, encoded by the coding sequence ATGAGCAGCAGGAACCAACCGACCGTTGCCGTGGTTGGTGTGGGCAGTGTCGGGGCGATGGCGTTGTGGCAGCTCGCCAAGCAAGGCGTGTCGGCAGTGGGCTACGACAGCTATGCCCCGGGGCATGATCGCGGCGCGGCCGGTGGGGAAAGCCGGATTCTGCGGGCCGCGCCTCGGCGGGGTCCGCAGTACGTGCCGCTGCTGCGGCGCGCTCGGGAGTTGTGGCAGGAACTCGAAGACGACAGCGGACATCGGCTATTTCACCGGACTGGGTGCGTCACCGTCGGCCCCGCGGAGCACGCCGGACTTCGCGCAGTCCAGGACATCGCCGAGGCACAAGATCTACCGCTTGAGTGGTTGGAAGCAGCCGAGGCCGCACGTCGGGTGCCGGAACATCCGCTCCGCGACGGAGAAGCAATGGTGCTGGACCCGGAGGGCGGGCTGCTGCGCCCCGAGGTCAGCGTGCTCGCAGCCGCATCCCGCGCGGAAGCGCTCGGCGCGCAGATCCACCGGTACACGCCCGTCGTGGATGTCGAGGATGACGGTGACTCGGCGACCGTGGTCACCGAGCACGGTCGGCAGCACTACGACCGCGTCATCCTCGCTCCAGGCCCGTGGCTCCAGGGGTTTCCGGTGATCCCGTCGCGCGACGTGACCGTGAGCAAGGTCGATGTTCTCTGGTTCGCCCGCCGCACGCCCGGGACCTTCCTGCCGGAACGGACCCCGGTGGCCATGCGGGTCGGTGACCCGGCCATGTCCTGCTGTCCCGGAGCAGACGGTGCCAAGATCGTGCCGCGCGAACAGGACAAAGCCGAGATCGACTACCCCGAGACACTGCCGCGCGACGTTCCCGCCGACCAGGTCGCACGGGCTCGTGAGGCCGTCCAGCAGGTCATGCCCGGACTCTTCCCCAGCCCGATCCGCACGGCGACCTACGGCGAGGCGTACACCGCCGACGGGCACGGGATGCTTGGCGCACCAGGCATGAGCGAGGCACTGGTCATCGCTGCCGCATTCTCCGGGCACGGCTTCCAACTCGCGCCCGTGCTCGGCGAGATCAGCGCCGATCTCGCCCTCACCGGCATCACGGACCACAACGTCGCGTTCCTCGGCCCGGACCGCCAGCAGCACGGTTGA
- a CDS encoding methyltransferase domain-containing protein: protein MNRIETMLVNSPPRRWLQRYEARELVDLGGRVPGGRVAELGCGPGYGTRLILDRFGAAHVDAVDLDPAMIARARKRLARRAGRVHLAQGSATDLRTAFAPFGSGQDASYDAVFDFAIIHHIPNWRDALAEVARVLKPGGRFYFDEVTATALARRTYQLLFDHPTEDRFTAGEFLAELPRHGLTVSESWRTHIGSDYLLGVAVRA, encoded by the coding sequence ATGAACCGGATCGAAACCATGCTGGTCAACTCCCCACCCCGGCGGTGGCTCCAGCGCTACGAAGCCCGAGAGCTCGTCGACCTCGGCGGACGTGTCCCCGGCGGCCGGGTGGCCGAACTCGGCTGCGGTCCCGGCTATGGCACCCGGCTCATCCTCGACCGCTTCGGCGCCGCCCACGTCGACGCTGTCGACCTAGACCCAGCGATGATCGCCCGAGCCCGCAAGCGCCTGGCCCGCCGCGCCGGTCGCGTACACCTCGCCCAAGGCAGCGCCACCGACCTGCGCACCGCCTTCGCGCCCTTCGGCAGCGGCCAGGACGCCAGCTACGACGCGGTATTCGACTTCGCGATCATCCACCACATCCCCAACTGGCGAGACGCCCTCGCCGAAGTCGCCCGCGTGCTCAAACCCGGCGGGCGGTTCTACTTCGACGAGGTCACCGCCACCGCACTCGCCCGCCGCACCTACCAACTGCTGTTCGACCACCCCACCGAAGACCGGTTCACCGCGGGAGAATTCCTCGCCGAACTCCCCCGCCACGGCCTCACTGTCTCCGAGAGCTGGCGCACCCACATCGGCAGCGACTACCTCCTCGGCGTGGCCGTCCGCGCCTGA
- a CDS encoding metalloregulator ArsR/SmtB family transcription factor, with translation MAMNSTGACPASSTGADVAPAVALFHSLSDPTRLAIVQRLAGGEVRVADLVRELGLAQSTVSAHVACLRDCGLVVGRPQGRQMFYALARPELMDLLASAETLLAATGSAVALCPTYGAGAQAAVEETEEVGR, from the coding sequence ATGGCGATGAATAGCACGGGAGCGTGTCCCGCGTCGAGCACGGGGGCGGATGTTGCTCCGGCGGTGGCGTTGTTCCACAGCCTCTCGGATCCGACCAGGCTGGCGATTGTCCAGCGGTTGGCCGGTGGAGAGGTCCGGGTGGCGGACCTGGTCCGCGAGTTGGGGTTGGCGCAGTCGACGGTGTCGGCGCACGTGGCCTGTCTGCGTGACTGCGGCCTGGTGGTGGGCCGCCCGCAGGGCCGGCAGATGTTCTACGCCCTGGCACGTCCGGAGCTGATGGACCTGCTGGCGTCGGCGGAGACCCTGCTGGCGGCAACCGGTAGCGCGGTGGCGTTGTGCCCCACCTACGGCGCCGGCGCACAGGCAGCCGTCGAGGAGACCGAGGAGGTCGGGCGATGA
- a CDS encoding cation-translocating P-type ATPase produces the protein MSDACGCGGDEPRTGEEAAEHEPERLWEVFELQAAAVSGVLLAAAWISAWVGAPEIAVTVLEWLALAAGAYTFVPSTLKRLVKGKIGVGTLMTIAAVGAVILGEVGEAAMLAFLFSISEGLEEYSLARTRRGLRALLDLVPEQATVKRDGVESVVAPDELRVGDTMLVKPGERIATDGIIRTGRTALDTSAITGESVPVEAGPDHEVFAGSINGTGFLEVEVTTAAEDNSLARIVAIVEAEQSRKGASQRLADRIAKPLVPGIMVAAALIAVIGSVFGDPVTWIERALVVLVAASPCALAISVPVTVVAAVGAASKLGVLVKGGAALEGLGRIRGIALDKTGTLTRNQPAVIDVATTSAATREQVLATAAALEARSEHPLARAILAAVDDLTPATEVEAVTGAGLVGTFNGATARLGRPGWLDAGDVSGEVARMQQAGATAVLVEHDGAVIGAIAVRDELRSEAREVVDRLHANGYEVAMLTGDNHATAAALAAEAGITDVHAELRPEDKARRIEALRGQRPTAMVGDGVNDAPALATADLGIAMGAMGTDVAIETADVALMGEDLRHLPQALEHARQARRVMLQNVALSLGLIIVLMPLALFGILGLAAVVAVHELAEVVVIANGVRAGRTRPLPAAQQSLGTARPAIEARA, from the coding sequence ATGAGTGACGCTTGCGGTTGCGGCGGCGACGAGCCCCGCACTGGCGAGGAAGCTGCCGAACACGAACCGGAACGCCTGTGGGAGGTCTTCGAGCTGCAGGCCGCCGCCGTATCGGGGGTACTGCTAGCGGCGGCGTGGATTTCCGCGTGGGTGGGCGCGCCGGAGATCGCGGTGACGGTGCTGGAGTGGCTGGCGCTGGCCGCCGGCGCTTACACCTTCGTGCCCTCCACGCTGAAGCGGCTGGTCAAGGGCAAGATCGGGGTCGGCACGCTGATGACGATCGCCGCAGTGGGTGCGGTGATCCTCGGTGAGGTCGGCGAAGCCGCCATGTTGGCGTTCTTGTTCTCCATCAGCGAAGGGCTGGAGGAGTACTCGTTGGCCCGCACCCGACGTGGGCTGCGTGCGCTGCTGGACTTGGTGCCCGAACAGGCCACAGTGAAGCGCGACGGTGTCGAATCTGTCGTCGCTCCTGACGAGCTGCGCGTCGGCGACACCATGCTCGTTAAGCCCGGTGAGCGGATCGCCACCGACGGCATCATCCGTACCGGGCGTACTGCCCTGGATACCTCGGCGATCACTGGCGAGTCCGTGCCGGTGGAAGCCGGACCCGACCACGAGGTGTTTGCTGGGTCGATCAACGGCACCGGGTTCCTGGAAGTCGAGGTCACCACCGCCGCCGAGGACAACTCACTGGCCCGCATCGTGGCCATTGTGGAGGCCGAGCAGTCCCGCAAGGGCGCCAGCCAGCGCCTGGCCGACCGCATCGCCAAACCCCTGGTGCCCGGGATCATGGTCGCCGCCGCGCTCATCGCCGTGATCGGCAGCGTGTTCGGCGACCCGGTCACCTGGATCGAGCGGGCCCTGGTCGTGCTGGTGGCCGCCTCACCGTGTGCGCTGGCGATCTCGGTGCCGGTCACGGTCGTCGCGGCAGTGGGCGCGGCCAGCAAGCTCGGCGTGCTGGTCAAGGGCGGTGCCGCGCTGGAAGGGCTCGGCAGAATCCGCGGGATCGCGCTGGACAAGACCGGCACCCTCACCCGCAACCAGCCCGCCGTCATCGACGTCGCCACCACAAGCGCTGCCACCCGCGAACAGGTCCTGGCCACCGCCGCCGCGCTGGAGGCACGTAGCGAACACCCCCTGGCCAGAGCGATCCTGGCCGCCGTGGACGACCTCACCCCCGCCACGGAGGTCGAGGCGGTCACCGGCGCCGGACTGGTCGGCACTTTCAACGGAGCCACCGCCCGGCTAGGCCGCCCCGGCTGGCTGGACGCCGGGGACGTGTCCGGCGAGGTGGCCCGGATGCAGCAGGCCGGCGCCACCGCGGTCCTGGTCGAGCACGACGGCGCCGTCATCGGCGCCATCGCCGTGCGCGACGAGCTGCGGTCGGAGGCCCGTGAGGTCGTCGACCGGCTCCACGCCAACGGCTATGAGGTCGCGATGCTCACCGGTGACAACCACGCCACCGCCGCCGCCCTGGCGGCCGAGGCCGGCATCACCGATGTGCACGCCGAACTGCGCCCGGAGGACAAGGCCCGCCGCATCGAGGCACTGCGCGGCCAGCGGCCGACGGCGATGGTCGGCGACGGCGTCAACGACGCCCCCGCCCTGGCCACCGCCGACCTGGGCATCGCGATGGGCGCGATGGGCACCGACGTGGCCATCGAAACCGCCGACGTCGCGCTGATGGGCGAAGACCTGCGGCACCTGCCCCAGGCGCTGGAGCATGCGCGACAGGCGCGGCGGGTCATGTTGCAAAACGTCGCCCTGTCCCTCGGGCTGATCATTGTGCTGATGCCGCTGGCCCTGTTCGGCATCCTCGGCCTAGCCGCAGTGGTGGCCGTGCACGAGCTCGCCGAGGTCGTTGTCATCGCCAACGGCGTCCGCGCAGGCCGCACCCGCCCCCTGCCTGCAGCACAGCAGTCGCTGGGAACAGCCCGTCCCGCGATCGAGGCGCGCGCGTGA